A single window of Loxodonta africana isolate mLoxAfr1 chromosome 10, mLoxAfr1.hap2, whole genome shotgun sequence DNA harbors:
- the LOC135232633 gene encoding cytochrome c oxidase assembly factor 8 isoform X5, translating into MMAALGPRSKVLFPQLCRAFAGHRRQLAPERRDAAPSRVSRFCPPKNSCHDWIGPPDKYSNLRPVQFYIPEDESPLEQKLRELRQETQEWNQQFWANQNVTFSKEKEEFIHSRLKAKGLGLRTESGQKATLNAEEMADFYKEFLKHLALCWSCHRHSTIVYPRMDAA; encoded by the exons ATGATGGCGGCCTTGGGGCCCAGGAGTAAGGTCCTCTTCCCCCAGCTCTGCCGCGCTTTCGCTGGCCACCGCCGCCAGCTCGCCCCAGAGCGCAGGGATGCGGCGCCCAGCCGG GTCTCAAGATTCTGCCCTCCAAAAAACTCTTGCCATGATTGGATAGGACCCCCAGATAAATACTCAAACCTTCGACCTGTTCAGTTTTACATCCCTGAAGATGAATCACCATTGGAACAAAAGCTTCGAGAACTAAGACAAGAAACACAAGAGTGGAATCAGCAATTCTGGGCAAACCAGAATGTGACTTTTAGTAAG gaaaaagaagaatttattcACTCAAGACTGAAAGCGAAAGGCCTGGGGTTAAGAACTGAATCAG GTCAAAAGGCAACACTGAATGCAGAGGAAATGGCTGACTTTTACAAGGAATTTTTAA AGCACCTGGCACTCTGTTGGTCATGCCATCGTCACTCAACCATTGTGTACCCAAGAATG
- the LOC135232633 gene encoding cytochrome c oxidase assembly factor 8 isoform X1 yields MMAALGPRSKVLFPQLCRAFAGHRRQLAPERRDAAPSRVSRFCPPKNSCHDWIGPPDKYSNLRPVQFYIPEDESPLEQKLRELRQETQEWNQQFWANQNVTFSKEKEEFIHSRLKAKGLGLRTESGQKATLNAEEMADFYKEFLSAMAGLEDGPHHVPCRAPGTLLVMPSSLNHCVPKNGCCLTQGPKASWGPLESL; encoded by the exons ATGATGGCGGCCTTGGGGCCCAGGAGTAAGGTCCTCTTCCCCCAGCTCTGCCGCGCTTTCGCTGGCCACCGCCGCCAGCTCGCCCCAGAGCGCAGGGATGCGGCGCCCAGCCGG GTCTCAAGATTCTGCCCTCCAAAAAACTCTTGCCATGATTGGATAGGACCCCCAGATAAATACTCAAACCTTCGACCTGTTCAGTTTTACATCCCTGAAGATGAATCACCATTGGAACAAAAGCTTCGAGAACTAAGACAAGAAACACAAGAGTGGAATCAGCAATTCTGGGCAAACCAGAATGTGACTTTTAGTAAG gaaaaagaagaatttattcACTCAAGACTGAAAGCGAAAGGCCTGGGGTTAAGAACTGAATCAG GTCAAAAGGCAACACTGAATGCAGAGGAAATGGCTGACTTTTACAAGGAATTTTTAA GTGCCATGGCAGGCCTTGAGGATGGGCCACACCATGTCCCTTGCAGAGCACCTGGCACTCTGTTGGTCATGCCATCGTCACTCAACCATTGTGTACCCAAGAATG
- the LOC135232633 gene encoding cytochrome c oxidase assembly factor 8 isoform X2, whose protein sequence is MMAALGPRSKVLFPQLCRAFAGHRRQLAPERRDAAPSRVSRFCPPKNSCHDWIGPPDKYSNLRPVQFYIPEDESPLEQKLRELRQETQEWNQQFWANQNVTFSKEKEEFIHSRLKAKGLGLRTESGQKATLNAEEMADFYKEFLSKNFQKHMYYNRAPGTLLVMPSSLNHCVPKNGCCLTQGPKASWGPLESL, encoded by the exons ATGATGGCGGCCTTGGGGCCCAGGAGTAAGGTCCTCTTCCCCCAGCTCTGCCGCGCTTTCGCTGGCCACCGCCGCCAGCTCGCCCCAGAGCGCAGGGATGCGGCGCCCAGCCGG GTCTCAAGATTCTGCCCTCCAAAAAACTCTTGCCATGATTGGATAGGACCCCCAGATAAATACTCAAACCTTCGACCTGTTCAGTTTTACATCCCTGAAGATGAATCACCATTGGAACAAAAGCTTCGAGAACTAAGACAAGAAACACAAGAGTGGAATCAGCAATTCTGGGCAAACCAGAATGTGACTTTTAGTAAG gaaaaagaagaatttattcACTCAAGACTGAAAGCGAAAGGCCTGGGGTTAAGAACTGAATCAG GTCAAAAGGCAACACTGAATGCAGAGGAAATGGCTGACTTTTACAAGGAATTTTTAAGTAAGAATTTTCAAAAGCATATGTATTATAACAG AGCACCTGGCACTCTGTTGGTCATGCCATCGTCACTCAACCATTGTGTACCCAAGAATG
- the BAG5 gene encoding BAG family molecular chaperone regulator 5 has translation MDMGNQHPSISRLQEIQKEVKGVEQQVTGFSGLSDDKNYKRLERILTKQLFEIDSVDTEGRGDIQQARKRAAQETERLLKELEQNANHPQRLEIHTIFKEAQALVKEKIVPFYSGGNHVTDEFEEGIQDVILRLTHVKTGGKISLRKARYHTLTKICAVQEIIEDCVKRQPSLPLSEDAHPSVAKINSVMCEVNKARGTLIALLMGVNHNDTCRHLSCVLSGMMADLDALDVCGRTEIRNYRREVVEDINKLLKYLDLEEEADTTYAFDLGQNHSILKIEKVLKRMREIKNELLQAQNPPDLYLSCKTELQGLIGQLDEVSLEKNPCIREARRRAVIEVQTLITYIDLKEALEKRKLFVCEEHPPHKAVWSVLGNLSEIQGEVLSFDGNRTDKNYIRLEELLTKQLLALDAVDPQGEERCKAARKQAVKLAQNILSYLDLKSDEWEY, from the coding sequence ATGGATATGGGAAACCAACACCCTTCTATTAGTAGGCTTCAGGAAATCCAAAAGGAAGTGAAAGGCGTAGAACAACAAGTAACTGGCTTCAGTGGCCTGTCAGATGACAAGAATTACAAGAGACTGGAGCGAATTCTAACGAAACAGCTTTTTGAGATAGACTCTGTAGATACTGAGGGAAGAGGAGATATTCAGCAAGCGAGAAAAAGGGCAGCCCAAGAGACGGAGCGTCTTCTCAAAGAGCTGGAGCAGAATGCAAACCACCCACAGCGGCTCGAGATCCACACCATTTTCAAGGAAGCCCAGGCCCTTGTGAAGGAGAAAATCGTGCCGTTCTACAGTGGAGGCAACCATGTCACTGATGAATTTGAGGAAGGCATCCAGGATGTCATTCTGAGGCTGACGCACGTTAAAACCGGAGGGAAGATCTCCCTGCGGAAAGCCAGGTATCACACCCTGACCAAGATCTGTGCCGTCCAGGAGATCATCGAAGACTGTGTGAAGAGACAGCCGTCCCTGCCGCTTTCGGAGGACGCGCACCCTTCCGTGGCCAAGATCAACTCAGTGATGTGCGAGGTCAACAAGGCCAGAGGCACCCTGATCGCGCTCCTAATGGGCGTGAACCACAACGACACCTGCCGGCACTTATCCTGCGTGCTCTCGGGGATGATGGCAGACCTGGACGCTCTGGATGTGTGTGGGCGCACGGAAATCCGCAACTACCGCAGGGAGGTCGTAGAGGATATCAACAAGTTACTGAAGTatttggatttagaagaggaggcAGACACCACGTACGCGTTCGACCTGGGACAGAACCATTCCATTTTAAAGATAGAAAAAGTCCTCAAGAGaatgagagaaataaaaaacgaGCTTCTCCAAGCGCAGAATCCTCCCGACTTGTACCTGAGCTGCAAAACAGAGCTGCAGGGCCTCATCGGACAGCTGGATGAGGTGAGCCTGGAGAAGAACCCCTGCATCCGGGAAGCCCGGAGGAGAGCAGTGATTGAGGTGCAGACGCTCATCACATACATCGACTTAAAGGAAGCCCTGGAGAAAAGAAAGCTGTTTGTGTGTGAGGAGCACCCTCCACACAAAGCTGTCTGGAGCGTCCTTGGCAACTTGTCAGAGATCCAGGGAGAGGTGCTTTCGTTTGACGGGAACCGCACAGACAAGAACTACATCCGCCTGGAGGAGCTTCTTACCAAGCAGCTGCTGGCCCTGGACGCCGTGGACCCGCAGGGAGAGGAACGGTGCAAGGCCGCCAGAAAGCAGGCGGTGAAGCTGGCCCAGAATATCCTCAGCTATCTGGACCTGAAATCCGATGAATGGGAGTACTAA
- the LOC135232633 gene encoding cytochrome c oxidase assembly factor 8 isoform X6, protein MMAALGPRSKVLFPQLCRAFAGHRRQLAPERRDAAPSRVSRFCPPKNSCHDWIGPPDKYSNLRPVQFYIPEDESPLEQKLRELRQETQEWNQQFWANQNVTFSKEKEEFIHSRLKAKGLGLRTESGQKATLNAEEMADFYKEFLSKNFQKHMYYNRCHGRP, encoded by the exons ATGATGGCGGCCTTGGGGCCCAGGAGTAAGGTCCTCTTCCCCCAGCTCTGCCGCGCTTTCGCTGGCCACCGCCGCCAGCTCGCCCCAGAGCGCAGGGATGCGGCGCCCAGCCGG GTCTCAAGATTCTGCCCTCCAAAAAACTCTTGCCATGATTGGATAGGACCCCCAGATAAATACTCAAACCTTCGACCTGTTCAGTTTTACATCCCTGAAGATGAATCACCATTGGAACAAAAGCTTCGAGAACTAAGACAAGAAACACAAGAGTGGAATCAGCAATTCTGGGCAAACCAGAATGTGACTTTTAGTAAG gaaaaagaagaatttattcACTCAAGACTGAAAGCGAAAGGCCTGGGGTTAAGAACTGAATCAG GTCAAAAGGCAACACTGAATGCAGAGGAAATGGCTGACTTTTACAAGGAATTTTTAAGTAAGAATTTTCAAAAGCATATGTATTATAACAG GTGCCATGGCAGGCCTTGA